Sequence from the Aromatoleum petrolei genome:
CGATGCGATGCGCAGCTCCCTCTTGGCGGTCTCTACATTCGCTCGCATCCCCGTCACCCATGACATCGTCCAATGATCGGAATAGACAGTGATGGCCGACCGTGCGTCGCCGGCGCGGCCCCGCGGTGTCGATACATGGACGGCTTGGTAAAGCCTTGCACATGAGGCGGATCTCGGCGTGCGTGGCCGAGGTGAAGGGGGTATCGTTCTGTGAGTTCAAGGCCGAGCCCCATCCCGCCTGCGGCTGACTCGTACAATGTGTGGTGGATGTGGGAGCCATGCCCCCCGGTTTTGGCTATCCTGAACATGACAGGCGCACGTCGCGCATCTTCGGTGTCGGGGCACGGACGGACTGGCGCCATTCGGTGATGATCACATCCAGGGAGGTAGTGCCATGGCAATCATCGGCATCGATCTGGGAACGTCCAACTCGGCCGCGGCGGTGCTGCGCGGTGGACGTCCGGTTCTGATTCCCAGTGCCGAGGGTGTGAGTCTCGGCGGCAAGGCGTTTCCGAGCTACGTCGCCGTCACCGCCGACGGGCAGATGCTGATCGGCGAGCCGGCGCGGCGCCAGGCGGCGGCGAACCCGGAAGGCACGACGACGGCGTTCAAGCGCCGCATGGGCACGCGCGAGCGCATCCGCTTGCGCGACCGCGAGTTTTCGCCGGAGCAGCTTTCCGCCTTCCTGCTGCAGAAGATCAAGCGCGACGCGGAGGCCTTCCTCGGCGAGCCGGTGGCGAAGGCCGTCGTCACCGTGCCGGCCTATTTCGACGACAACCAGCGCAGCGCGACCAAGGACGCCGCGGGAATCGCAGGGCTGGAGGTCGTGCGCCTCGTCAACGAGCCGACTGCGGCCTCGCTCGCCTACGGGCTCGACCGAGTGGAGCAGGAACTGCGCATCGCGGTGATCGACCTCGGCGGCGGCACGCTGGACGTGACGATCATGGAGTTCGGCAAGGGCGTGTTCGAGGTGCGCTCGACGAGCGGCGACACGCGCCTCGGCGGCACGGACATGAACCAGGCGATTTTCGAGGCGCTCGCGCAACGCTTCTACGAGCAGAGCGGCATCGACTGCCGGCGCGACGTCAAGGCGGCCGCGCGCCTGCTGGAGGCGGCAGAGATTGCGAAGATCGAGCTGTCGAACAATGTAACGACGCACCTGTCGCTCCCCTACATCGGCGTCGCAGGCGGCGAACCCAAGCACCTCGAGATGGATCTCGGCCGGGCGGACCTCGAGCGCCTCGTGCGCCCGACAATCGAGCGCTGCCGCGGGCCGGTCGAACAGGCGCTGCGCGACGCGGGGATCAGCTCGCAGCAGGTCGATCGCATCGTGTTCGTCGGTGGCCCGACGCGCATGCCGGCCGTGCGCGCCTTCTTCGAGGAGATGCTCGGGCGCAAGGCCGAGATGGGTGTCGACCCGATGGAGTGCGTCGCGAGCGGCGCGGCGATCCAGGCCGGCGTGTTGACGGGCGAGGTGCAGGACATCGTGCTGGTCGACGTCACGCCGCTGACGCTCGGGGTCGAGACCCTGGGTGGCGTCGCGACCGCGCTGATCAGCCGCAACACGCCGGTGCCTGTGAAGAAGACCGAAAGCTTCACGACCGCGGCGGACATGCAGACCTCGGTGACGATCCACGTCTTCCAGGGCGAGCGGGCGATGGCGGCGGACAACGTGAGCCTGGGCGAATTCAACCTCGACGGCATCCCGCCGGCGCCGCGCGGCGTGCCGAAGATCGAGGTCACCTTCGACATCGACGCGAGCGGCATCCTCAACGTTTCGGCGAAGGACCTCGCGACCGGGCGCAGCCAGTCGGTGCGCATCAGCGGTTCGACGCGGCTCGCGGGCGACGTGAAGGAGCGCATGGTGCGCGAGGCCGAGCAGTACGCCGAGGCCGACAAGAAGCGGCGCGAGGAGGCAGAGGTCTTCAACGATGCGGACGGTCTGTGCTACCAGGCCGACAAGATGATCGCGGACTTCCCCGACAAGCTCACGCAGGAGATCAAGGACCGCATCGAGCAGGCGCGCCGCGAGACGCGCGACGCGCTGGGCCGGCGTGACGTGGCGGCGGTGAAGGAGAGGGTCGAGGCGTTGCGCAAGGTGCTGAAGGAGGCCGGCACGATGCTGTACGTGCAGACCCAGCCGCCGGGCAGCGGGCCGTACCAGGAGACGCGTTACACGCCGCCGGGCGGCTCGGGCGGTTCGGGACCGTCCGGCGGGGCGACGGGGCCGGGCGGGCGCGTGGTCGATGCGGACTACCACTGAGGAAATCATCCTCTCATGGCCGACACGAAACGTGATTACTACGAAGTGCTCGGCGTGCCGCGCGAGGCCGACGCGAAGGCCATCAAGGACGCGTTCCGGGCGCTGGCGCTGAAATACCACCCCGACCGCAACAAGGAGCCGGGCGCGGAGGAGCGCTTCAAGGAAATCGCCGAGGCCTATGCGGTGCTGTCGGACCCGAAGAAGCGCGCCGACTACGATGCGGGCGGGTTCGAGGGGCTGAAGGGCGTGCGGCCGGAAGACCTCTTCGGCGGCATCGATTTCGAGAACCTGTTCGGTGGGCTGGGTTTCGACTTCGGTGGGGGCATCTTCGACCGTTTCTTCGGTGGTCGTCGGCCGGGCGCTCGTGGGCCACGCGGCCCCCTGCGCGGCGAGAACATGGAGGTGCTGCTGCGCGTGCCGCTCGAGCGCGTGCTCACGGGTGGCGAGGAAATCGTCCATGTCGACCATCCGGTGCAATGCCCGGTATGCAAGGGCGCGCGCGCAAAGCCCGGGACGGCGCCGCGCGTGTGCGAGACCTGCCAAGGCAGCGGACGGCAGGTGCGGACGAGTCGCGAGGGCGGGATGATGTTCGAGCAGGTGACGGCTTGCCCGGAGTGCGGGGGCCACGGCAGCTTCATCGATCACCCTTGCGAGGAATGCCACGGCCGCGGGGTGGTGCCTCGCTCCGAAAAACTCACTGTGAAGATCCCCGTTGGCGTCGAGGAGGGCATGGCGTTGCGCATCCCCGGGCACGGCTACGCGTCGTCCGAGCCGAACGGGCCGCCGGGCGACCTCTTCGTGATCGTGCGCACGCTCCCCGATCCGCGTTTCGAACGTGACGGTGCCGACCTGTGGCGGGTGCAGGATGTGGTGGTGACCGACGCCGTGCTCGGCACGCAGATCGAAGTGCCGACGCTGGACGGGCCGGCCAGCGTCAAGGTGCCGGCGGGTACGCAGCCCGACACGGTGCTACGCCTGCGCCACAAGGGGCTGCCCGACTTCGGCAATCGCGGCCGCGGCGACCTGATGCTGCGGCTGCGCGTCGTGGTGCCCGAGCGACTGTCCAATGAGGAGCGCCGGTTGTACGAGCAACTGCGTGCGCTCAGGCGCTGAACCGGCTTGCGAAACGCTTGGAGGCGGAAGATGGAACTCCGGAGATTCCAACAACGTGGCCCCTACGAGTGGGAACTGCCCGCGACGGGACGCATGCGCGTGCCCGGTGTGATCTTCGCGTCGCGCGAGCTGATGGAGGCGATGGACGAAAAGGTCGCCGAACAGATCGCGAACGTCGCGAGCCTGCCGGGCATCGTCACTGCCTCCTATGCGATGCCCGACGCGCATTGGGGATATGGTTTCCCGATCGGCGGCGTCGCGGCCTTCGATGCGGACGAAGGCGGCGTCGTGTCGGCGGGAGGCGTCGGTTTCGACATCTCCTGCGGCGTGCGCGCGCTGCACACCGGGCTCAAGCAGGCCGACCTTGAGGCGCACAAGAAGCGGCTCGCCGACGTGCTGTTCGCGCGCATCCCGGCCGGCGTGGGGAGCACCGGCGCGCTGCGCCTGTCCGGCCCGGAGACGGACGCGATGCTCAAGGGGGGCGCGCGCTGGGCGGTGAAGGAAGGTTATGGCAGCGAGGCCGACCTCGCGCACATCGAGGAGTCGGGCTGTGTCGCCGGCGCCGATCCGCACGCGGTGTCGGACATGGCCAAGAAGCGCCAGCGCGACGAGATGGGCACGCTCGGTTCGGGCAACCATTACCTCGAAGTGCAGGTCGTCGACGAGGTGTTCGACGCGGCGGCTGCCAAGGCTTACGGGCTGGCCAAGGGCGACATCGTCGTCAGCATACACTGCGGTTCGCGCGGTCTCGGCCACCAGATCGGTACCGACTACCTGCGCGAGATGGTGATCGCGGCGCCGGCCGCGGGCATCGCTTTGCCGGACCGTGAACTCGCGTGCGCACCTCTGACGTCGGCGCTCGGCCAGCGTTACCTCGGCGCAATGCGCGCAGGGATCAACTGCGCGCTGGCGAACCGGCAGATCCTCACGCATCTCGCACGCGAGGCCTTCGCCCAAGTTTTTCCGCACGTGCGCCTGTCCATCCTCTACGACGTGTCGCACAACACCTGCAAGGAAGAGACGCACCGAGTCGGCGACGAGCGGCGGCGGCTCTTCGTGCATCGCAAGGGCGCGACCCGTGCCTTCGGCCCCGGTCACGCGGAACTGCCGCGCGAGTACCGCGAGGCCGGACAGCCGGTGCTGATCGGCGGCAGCATGGGCACGGCCTCGTGGATTCTCGCCGGTGCCGCGGGCACCGAGGAACGCGCCTTCGGCTCGGCCTGCCACGGCGCGGGCCGTGCGATGAGCCGCAACGAGGCGCTGCGCCGCTGGCAGGGCCGCAACGTCGTAGACGAGCTCGCCGCGCGCGGCATCCTGATCCGCAGTCCGAGCTTCCGCGGCGTCGCGGAGGAAGCGCCGCTCGCCTACAAGGACGTCGGCGCGGTCGTCGATGCGGCCCACCGCGCGGGGCTCGCGGTGAAGGTCGCGCGGCTCTTGCCGCTCGTGTGCATCAAGGGCTGAAAAATACATCGGCACTGAACGGAGGAGGGAGTGATGGAACGGACGTCGATCATCCGCAAGGCGCCATCAGAACTTCGGACGCAGCCGAATCTCGTCGACTACGAGGCGACGCGGCGTGCCTTCTCGTGGGACCTCGCGCGCGAGGCGCTCGCGGGCCTGCCCGGCGGGGCGCTCAACATCGCCTACGAGACAGTCGTGCGTCACGCGGGCGGACCGCTGCGCGACCGCCTGGCATTCCGCTTCCTCGGCCAGGACGGAGCCGTGCGCGACCTGAGCTACGCCGATCTCGCGGAACTCACCGCACGCTTCGCCAACGTGCTGCGCGGGCTCGACGTCGTGCGTGGCGAGCGCGTGTTCGTGCTCACCGGGCGCATCCCCGAGCTCTATGCCGCGGTGCTGGGCGGCCTGCGCGCCGGTTGCGCGGTGTCGCCGCTGTTCTCGGCCTTCGGGCCCGAACCGATCGCGACGCGCCTGAACATCGGCCAGGGCGCGGTGCTGGTGACGACCGAGTTGCTGTATCAACGCAAGGTGGCGAAGATCCGCGGCGAGCTGACGACGCTGCGCCACGTGCTGCTGGTGTCGGACGACGGCACGACCACCGAGGTGCCGGACACGCATGACTTCGGGCGCCTGATGGCCGCGGCCTCGGACGACTTCCCCACCGTGCCGACGCGCCCCGATGAGCTCGCGCTGCTGCATTTCACGAGCGGCACGACGGGCACGCCCAAGGGCGCGATGCACGTGCATGGCGCGGTGGCGACGCACTGGGCGACCGGCCTCTACGCGCTCGACCTGCATCCCAACGACGTGTTCTGGTGCACGGCCGACCCCGGCTGGGTCACCGGCACCTCCTACGGCATCATCGCGCCGCTGCTGCACGGCGTGACCTCCATCGTCGACGAGGGCGACTTCGACGCCGAGCGCTGGTACCGCATCCTGCACGAGCAGAAAGTCACCGTCTGGTACACCGCGCCGACCGCGATCCGCATGTTGATGAAGGCGGGGCCGGAACTCGCGAAACGCTACGAATTCCCGCAACTGCGCTTCGTCGCCAGCGTCGGCGAGCCGCTCAACCCCGAGGCCGTGTGGTGGGGCAAGGAGGTGCTGGGCTTGCCGATCCACGACAACTGGTGGCAGACGGAGACCGGCGGCATCATGATCGCCAACGTGCCGGCGCTGGACATCAAGCCCGGTTCGATGGGCCGTCCGCTGCCAGGCGTCGAGGCCGCGATCGTGCGCGAAGGCAAGGACGGCCTGGTCGAGGTCGTCGATGAGCCCGACGTCGAGGGCGAACTCGCACTGCTGCGCGGCTGGCCGGCGATGCTGCGCGGCTACCTGAACAACGAGGAACGCTACCGCAAGTGCTTCTCGGGCGTGTGGTACCTCACCGGCGACCTCGCGCGGCGCGACGCTGACGGTTACTTCTGGTTCGTCGGGCGCAAGGACGATGTCATCAAGTCGGCCGGTCACCTGATCGGCCCCTTCGAGGTAGAAAGCGTGCTGATGGAGCACCCGGCGGTCGCCGAAGCCGGCGTGATTGGCAAGCCCGACGAGATGGTCGGCGAAATCGTGAAGGCCTTCGTGTCGCTGAAGAAGGGCTATGAGCCGAGCGAGGCGTTGCGCATGGAACTCCTCGCACATGCGCGCCGGAAGCTCGGCGCCGCGGTCGCGCCCAAGGAGATCGACTTCGCGACGACGCTGCCGCGCACGCGCAGCGGCAAGATCATGCGCCGGCTGCTGAAGGCGCGCGAACTGGGTCTGCCGGAAGGGGACACCTCGACGCTGGAGGCCGGCGCATGAACGCGACGCGCAAACCGAAGGCGGCGGCCCCCGAACGCCCGTTCAAGCTGCAGCTCCTTGCCGACATGCTGCGCATCCGCCGCATGGAGGAGAAGTGCGCCGAGCTCTACGGCGCGCAGAAGATCCGCGGCTTCCTGCACCTCTACATCGGCGAGGAGGCCTGCGCGACCGGCGCGATGCACGCGCTCGATGCGGACGACAACGTCGTCGCGACCTACCGTGAGCACGGCCACGCGCTGCTACGCGGCGTGCCGATGGATGTGATCATGGCCGAGATGTTCGGCAAGGCGGCCGGCTGCTCGCGCGGGCGGGGAGGCTCGATGCACCTCTTCGACGCATCGCGGCGTTTCTACGGTGGCAACGCCATCGTCGGCGGCGGCCTGCCGCTGGCGGTGGGGCTCGCGCTGGCGGACCGCATGCAGGGCATCCGCCGCGTCACCGCGTGCTTCTTCGGCGAGGGCGCGGTCGCCGAGGGCGCGTTCCACGAAGGCATGAACCTCGCGGCGCTTTGGCGGCTGCCGGTGCTCTTCCTGTGCGAGAACAACCTGTACGCGATGGGCACCGCGCTCGACCGTTCGGAGTCGCAGACCGAGCTGTGCGTGAAGGCGGCGAGCTACAAGGTGCCGACGCTGAAGGTGGACGGCATGGACGTGCTGGCGGTGCATGAGGCGACGCGCCGCGCCGCGCAGCAGGTGCGCGAGGAGGGCGGCCCCTTCTTCGTCGAGTTCCGCACCTTCCGCTTCCGCGCGCACTCGATGTTCGACCCAGAGCTGTACCGCGACAAGGCCGAGGTCGAGGAATGGAAGAAGCGCGGGCCGATCCACAGCTTCTCCGCGCAACTGAAGGCCGTGGGCGAGCTGACCGAGGACGGCTTCCTCGACCTCGATGCGGAAGCCGAGGCGGAGGTCGCCGCCGCGGTCGCGTTCGCAGAAGGGGCCCCGTGGGAGCCGGTCGAGGACCTGCTGCGCGACGTCACGACACCGGGAGTGCAGCGATGAGAATCAGCTACCGCGAGGCCATGCGCCAGGCGCTGCACGACGCGCTCACGAGTGATCCGCGCGTATTCCTGATGGGCGAGGACGTGGGCCGCTACGGCGGCACCTATGCGGTGTCCAAGGGCTTCTACGACGAGTTCGGCCCCGAGCGCATCCGCGACACGCCGCTCTCCGAACTGGGCTTCGTCGGCGCCGGCATCGGCGCGGCGCTGGGTGGCATGCGCCCGATCGTCGAGGTCATGACGGTGAATTTCAGCCTGCTCGCGCTCGACCAGATCGTGAATAGTGCCGCGCTGCTGCGCCACATGTCGGGCGGCCAGGTGTCGGTGCCGCTGGTGATCCGCATGGCCACCGGCGCCGGGCGCCAGCTCGCGGCCCAGCACTCGCACAGCCTGGAGAACTGGTATGCCCACATCCCCGGCATCCGCGTCCTCGCCCCGGCGACCATCGCCGACGCGCGCGGCATGCTCGCCCCGGCGCTCGCCGACCCCGATCCCGTCGTGATCTTCGAGCACGCTCAGCTCTATAACATGGAAGACGAGCTGCGAGATGAGCCAAATGAGGACTGGCGGTGCGACATCGAGCGCGCGGCGATCCGCCGTCCCGGCAGCCAGGTCAGCGTCATCACCTACGGCGGCAGCCTGCCCAAGGCGCTGGAGGCCGCCGC
This genomic interval carries:
- a CDS encoding RtcB family protein, whose translation is MELRRFQQRGPYEWELPATGRMRVPGVIFASRELMEAMDEKVAEQIANVASLPGIVTASYAMPDAHWGYGFPIGGVAAFDADEGGVVSAGGVGFDISCGVRALHTGLKQADLEAHKKRLADVLFARIPAGVGSTGALRLSGPETDAMLKGGARWAVKEGYGSEADLAHIEESGCVAGADPHAVSDMAKKRQRDEMGTLGSGNHYLEVQVVDEVFDAAAAKAYGLAKGDIVVSIHCGSRGLGHQIGTDYLREMVIAAPAAGIALPDRELACAPLTSALGQRYLGAMRAGINCALANRQILTHLAREAFAQVFPHVRLSILYDVSHNTCKEETHRVGDERRRLFVHRKGATRAFGPGHAELPREYREAGQPVLIGGSMGTASWILAGAAGTEERAFGSACHGAGRAMSRNEALRRWQGRNVVDELAARGILIRSPSFRGVAEEAPLAYKDVGAVVDAAHRAGLAVKVARLLPLVCIKG
- the acsA gene encoding acetate--CoA ligase, translating into MERTSIIRKAPSELRTQPNLVDYEATRRAFSWDLAREALAGLPGGALNIAYETVVRHAGGPLRDRLAFRFLGQDGAVRDLSYADLAELTARFANVLRGLDVVRGERVFVLTGRIPELYAAVLGGLRAGCAVSPLFSAFGPEPIATRLNIGQGAVLVTTELLYQRKVAKIRGELTTLRHVLLVSDDGTTTEVPDTHDFGRLMAAASDDFPTVPTRPDELALLHFTSGTTGTPKGAMHVHGAVATHWATGLYALDLHPNDVFWCTADPGWVTGTSYGIIAPLLHGVTSIVDEGDFDAERWYRILHEQKVTVWYTAPTAIRMLMKAGPELAKRYEFPQLRFVASVGEPLNPEAVWWGKEVLGLPIHDNWWQTETGGIMIANVPALDIKPGSMGRPLPGVEAAIVREGKDGLVEVVDEPDVEGELALLRGWPAMLRGYLNNEERYRKCFSGVWYLTGDLARRDADGYFWFVGRKDDVIKSAGHLIGPFEVESVLMEHPAVAEAGVIGKPDEMVGEIVKAFVSLKKGYEPSEALRMELLAHARRKLGAAVAPKEIDFATTLPRTRSGKIMRRLLKARELGLPEGDTSTLEAGA
- a CDS encoding alpha-ketoacid dehydrogenase subunit beta, with the translated sequence MRISYREAMRQALHDALTSDPRVFLMGEDVGRYGGTYAVSKGFYDEFGPERIRDTPLSELGFVGAGIGAALGGMRPIVEVMTVNFSLLALDQIVNSAALLRHMSGGQVSVPLVIRMATGAGRQLAAQHSHSLENWYAHIPGIRVLAPATIADARGMLAPALADPDPVVIFEHAQLYNMEDELRDEPNEDWRCDIERAAIRRPGSQVSVITYGGSLPKALEAAAELARDGIDVEVVDLRVLRPLDTETIEESVSRTHRALIVDEGWRSGSLAAEVMARIVEDCFYDLDAPPVRVCSEEVPIPYAKHMEDAALPQPAKIVAAVREMLNV
- the pdhA gene encoding pyruvate dehydrogenase (acetyl-transferring) E1 component subunit alpha; its protein translation is MNATRKPKAAAPERPFKLQLLADMLRIRRMEEKCAELYGAQKIRGFLHLYIGEEACATGAMHALDADDNVVATYREHGHALLRGVPMDVIMAEMFGKAAGCSRGRGGSMHLFDASRRFYGGNAIVGGGLPLAVGLALADRMQGIRRVTACFFGEGAVAEGAFHEGMNLAALWRLPVLFLCENNLYAMGTALDRSESQTELCVKAASYKVPTLKVDGMDVLAVHEATRRAAQQVREEGGPFFVEFRTFRFRAHSMFDPELYRDKAEVEEWKKRGPIHSFSAQLKAVGELTEDGFLDLDAEAEAEVAAAVAFAEGAPWEPVEDLLRDVTTPGVQR
- a CDS encoding DnaJ C-terminal domain-containing protein encodes the protein MADTKRDYYEVLGVPREADAKAIKDAFRALALKYHPDRNKEPGAEERFKEIAEAYAVLSDPKKRADYDAGGFEGLKGVRPEDLFGGIDFENLFGGLGFDFGGGIFDRFFGGRRPGARGPRGPLRGENMEVLLRVPLERVLTGGEEIVHVDHPVQCPVCKGARAKPGTAPRVCETCQGSGRQVRTSREGGMMFEQVTACPECGGHGSFIDHPCEECHGRGVVPRSEKLTVKIPVGVEEGMALRIPGHGYASSEPNGPPGDLFVIVRTLPDPRFERDGADLWRVQDVVVTDAVLGTQIEVPTLDGPASVKVPAGTQPDTVLRLRHKGLPDFGNRGRGDLMLRLRVVVPERLSNEERRLYEQLRALRR
- the dnaK gene encoding molecular chaperone DnaK, encoding MAIIGIDLGTSNSAAAVLRGGRPVLIPSAEGVSLGGKAFPSYVAVTADGQMLIGEPARRQAAANPEGTTTAFKRRMGTRERIRLRDREFSPEQLSAFLLQKIKRDAEAFLGEPVAKAVVTVPAYFDDNQRSATKDAAGIAGLEVVRLVNEPTAASLAYGLDRVEQELRIAVIDLGGGTLDVTIMEFGKGVFEVRSTSGDTRLGGTDMNQAIFEALAQRFYEQSGIDCRRDVKAAARLLEAAEIAKIELSNNVTTHLSLPYIGVAGGEPKHLEMDLGRADLERLVRPTIERCRGPVEQALRDAGISSQQVDRIVFVGGPTRMPAVRAFFEEMLGRKAEMGVDPMECVASGAAIQAGVLTGEVQDIVLVDVTPLTLGVETLGGVATALISRNTPVPVKKTESFTTAADMQTSVTIHVFQGERAMAADNVSLGEFNLDGIPPAPRGVPKIEVTFDIDASGILNVSAKDLATGRSQSVRISGSTRLAGDVKERMVREAEQYAEADKKRREEAEVFNDADGLCYQADKMIADFPDKLTQEIKDRIEQARRETRDALGRRDVAAVKERVEALRKVLKEAGTMLYVQTQPPGSGPYQETRYTPPGGSGGSGPSGGATGPGGRVVDADYH